From the genome of Nicotiana tabacum cultivar K326 chromosome 17, ASM71507v2, whole genome shotgun sequence:
GAAATTGTCGGAAGGGGCATAGTTATTGTTGTTCTTGCCGCTAACAATTTCAAGAAGGACAATCCCAAAGCTGTAGACATCTGCTTTGTAGGACAAATAACCCCACAGTGCATACTCTGGTGCCATGTATCCTCTGCAGTTATTAACATACAATTATGCCACAAATTTTACCTAACCACACTGATGACAGGATAAAGGCAAAAAGAAAATCTAGTTTGAATTCTGCATTGAAACATACATTGTTCCAGCAACTCGAGTGCTAATATAGGTCTTCTCATCTTCAGTAAGTCTAGCCAGCCCGAAGTCCgaaattttgggatttagatCTTTATCTAGCAGTACATTAGTAGCTTTAATGTCTCTGTGTACAATTTTAAGGCTTGATTCCTCATGAAGGTAAGCTAGACCTTTAGCAATCCCAACACAAATCTTGAACCTTGTCGGCCAATCAAGTATCAATTGACTTTTCTCTGGATCTAAAGTTGTCCATCATACTAAAATGTTAATAGACATTTCATAGAGAGCTGGtagtagtttagaattttttttaaaagtgaatGAATAACTTACTAAATAGTGCACGAGCAAGGCTATTGTTCTCCAAGTATTCATATACGAGCAGTAATTCAGTCCCTTCAATGCAGCAACCATGCAGCTTAACAAGATTTGGGTGTTGCAAACAAGAAATCATGCCAATCTCATTTAAGAATTCACGGTTTCCCTGTCTTGATTGATGTGAGAGCTGCTTCACTGCAACTGAAGTACCATCAGATAACCGGCCCTACATCAAATACTTGGTCAGAGTTCACAAACAATAATGATAACAAAGATGCTACCATTACTATTGTTCCCATAATGATACCTTGTAAACTGCGCCAAAACCACCTTCCCCTATCTTGTTAGAAGCATCAAAGTTGTTAGTGGCAGCCTTTATTTGCTTTAAAGCAAAAGAAACAGTCTGCAGCTCCATGCCTTCTAAATCTGTCATGGAAATAGAGTCTTTAATGGTTAGTCATCTATTTACAACTCATAACTTCTGGATAGTGAGattttgttgattatcatttcaGTAGAATGTGCTCTTTCAGATCAGCAATGCATGGATCAACTGCCTAATCACAGAATTTGCTAGTTAAAGTTACTTCTTTCTAACACATGTTCAGTGATCACCTTTTCTCTGTCTCTTTTTGCATTGCAGATACCCTTTCCACCAAAGTGTGCTCATTACCAACAGGAAAATGCATGTTGCCCCTACTCCAACAATAACATAAACAGTCACACTCTTTTTATCTCCCTCTGAACAAGATTTAAAAGCTGCACAGAAATGAAGACAAAATTGTTACGTGTATGCAGCAGCAGTGCAACAGAAAATGAGATTCAATCAGCTAAGATTTCATCAAGTTTATTGAACATGCACATGTCATTCATgggaaaataaaaacaaagtaaATATGTTTACACTCATCAACCCTCCTTCAAGCTGAGAAAAAGGACTTCGGTTTGCTATTTCAACCAAAATTATGAAAATGGAGTTCCACGGCCATATAGAATGACCCATATTTCACCAGTTCCCGCTGCCTCTGAGcattacccaaaaaaaaaaggggggggggggggggggggggacgaaAACAACCATTTCAGTCTTGCATAGACTTGTTCCATTTCTAAAGCATCAGCTTAGAAAGTTTCACATCAATTTAAATGGTGAACTTTCCCGTTAATATTACTATTTCTGAAGATATACATAGTTCATCCCTTTTACGCAGGAGATTCTGGAAAACACATGTGCCGCATTTACATGTGCTGTACTAATATATGCATCGAACTTGTCTGCT
Proteins encoded in this window:
- the LOC107773185 gene encoding putative LRR receptor-like serine/threonine-protein kinase RFK1 isoform X3 codes for the protein MDDNNDQNARFIESTPSKSLSELYNNARMSPLSLTYFHYCLENGSYNVSLDFAEITFTNESTYTSLGRRVFDIYIQEKLVWKDFNIVNEADGVQKPVVRHFNTSVTDNTLEIRFYWAGKGTTRIPVRGNYGPLISAISLKPTFKSCSEGDKKSVTVYVIVGVGATCIFLLVMSTLWWKGYLQCKKRQRKDLEGMELQTVSFALKQIKAATNNFDASNKIGEGGFGAVYKGRLSDGTSVAVKQLSHQSRQGNREFLNEIGMISCLQHPNLVKLHGCCIEGTELLLVYEYLENNSLARALFNPEKSQLILDWPTRFKICVGIAKGLAYLHEESSLKIVHRDIKATNVLLDKDLNPKISDFGLARLTEDEKTYISTRVAGTIGYMAPEYALWGYLSYKADVYSFGIVLLEIVSGKNNNNYAPSDNFICLLDWACHLLQNGKIEELVDDKLGSRFSKAEAERIIKVALLCTSATPSLRPVMSEAVGMLEGQRDVPDEIPEASTYSDDLRFKALKDFQRERLNQSASSNQAQLASIQTASDLCEYNPESRSD